The nucleotide window TGGCTTGGGTTTCATCTAATAAACCAAGCATTTCATTGACGATATTGAGCGTGACATTGCCGTTACTCATTGCAATGGCTTGATCTGTCAAACTGAGACTGTCGCGGATACTGCCTTGTGCCGCACTGGCGAGTTTCTCTAATGCTAAAGACTCAAAGGGAATCTGTTCCTGATTTAGGATGTACCCCAAATGCTCGGCAATTTGGGATTTCTCCAAGGCTTTCAAATGGAACTGCATACAGCGAGATAAAATCGTCACCGGCAGTTTATGAGGATCGGTAGTCGCCAATAGGAATTTCACATATTCCGGCGGCTCTTCCAAAGTTTTCAAGAGAGCATTGAAAGAATGGCGTGAAAGCATGTGCACTTCATCGATAAGATACACTTTATAACGCCCCAACACCGGCTTGTATTGCACGTTATCCAACAGCTCTCGTGTATCTTCCACTTTGGTGCGGGATGCCGCATCGATTTCAATTAAATCGATAAAATTGCCTTCTTCAATGGCTTTACAATGTTCACATACGCCACAAGGCTCAGCGGTCACGCCATTAACACAATTTAGCCCTTTGGCAAATAAACGGGCAATGGATGTTTTCCCCACACCGCGCGTGCCGGAAAATAAATAAGCATGATGCAGGCGATTTTCACGCAAGCCGTTAGCAAGTGCGGTCAAAATATGTTGCTGACCGACAACATCAGCAAAGGTTTTTGGTCGCCATTTTCTTGCTAATACTTGATAACTCATGCTTTATCCCTGCCCGTTTAGAAAATTAATGACCGGCAAAATTAACTAAAGTATAAGGTTCTACGCCTAAATCGCGTAAGCGTTGTTCGCCGCCGAGATCCGGTAAATTGATCACGAATGCCGCATGTTTCACTTCGCCGCCTAAACGTTGTACTAATTTAACCGTGGCTTCAACGGTACCGCCTGTTGCCAATAAATCGTCAATAATCAATACGTTATCACCTTTTTGAATGGAATCCACATGAATTTCCAAGGTGTCTTGTCCATATTCCAATTCGTAAGATTGCGCAATGGTTTTACGTGGCAACTTACCAGGTTTACGTACCAATACAAAAGGCACATTTAATGCCAACGCCACCGGCGCACCAAAAATAAAGCCGCGGGATTCCGTCCCAATGACTTTATTAATGCCTTTCTCTTTGCAATGTTGCACCATCAAATCGATTGCCGCGCGAAACGCCGCCGGATTCTCAACTAAGCTGGTAATATCCCGAAAAATAATTCCCGGTTTTGGATGATCAGGAATGGATTTAATTGAAGAAGCAATAAGTGCAAGTTGTTTTTCCATTTTTTTACCTAAAAGTGCGGTTGTTTTTTCACGTGAATTAAAATGATAAGCCGGCGCGCATATTATCATAAATCGCTAGATTGCCGAACATTAATCATAAAGATCTTCGCCATTTTTTCGGGTGCGCAGAAGCTGCAAAATCCACACGTATTGTTCCGGGGTTTCGGCAACAAAACTTTCGATTTCTGCGTTCATGGCGCGAGCAGATTGATGCGGATCATCGCTAAGGTCCATTGCCGGATGAATTTCCATTTGGTATTTACCCAGCTGCGCGTTATAACGCGGAAACATCGGGATCACAACAGCTTTTGCCAACTTCGCCATTTTATTAATGCCCGGTAAAGTCGCTTTGTAAGTCGCAAAAAAATCCACATACACGCTTTGTTCTTCACCAAAATCTTCGTCCGGCAAATAATAGCCCATTTGTCCTTGTCGAATGTGGCTCAAAAACGGTTTGATACCATTTTGGCGCGCATGCATTTTGCCACCGAAACGTTGGCGTGCCAGCGTCCAAAGCCAATCCACCAGCGGATTGCGATGCGGGTTATACATGGATGTCATCGGAATGCCATGAGTGTGCAAAATAATCCCTGACGCATCAATTGCCCAACCGTGCGGCACCAGCAAAATCACATTTTTACCCTGCTCTTTTGCCTGTTTAATATGTTCAATGCCAATAAATTCACTACGTTGTTGCAAATGTTTTTTTGAACGCACCGCAATTTCGCCGATCCCTAACATCACTTGCGCTAATACAACAAACATGTCATCAATCACCTGTTCGCGGTGTTGTTCCGACCATTGCGGAAAACAATATTGCAAATTAATTTGAGCGCGTTTACGTTGTTTTTTCGCTTTATGTCCAACCAACAGACCAATATTGGCGGCGAATTTATCGCGCAAACGAAAAGGAATAAACGCCAGTAACAGCAAAACCAAAATACCGAGCCAAATGCCCCAGTATTTAGGCTTTAAATAGGACCACGAGAAATGCGGCTCATAGCCGACACGTGCCGTTAAACGAATATTTTGTTGAGAATCTGTCATAAAAAACGTTGCGGAAATTGACCGCACTTTATCCCGTTAGAAATTAAACCAGCCTTGATCAAAGGCCATTTTTATCGTCATGATGAAAGACATGACCACCACCATTGGGCGAATCAACGTTTTGCCTTTTGTCATCACCATTTTAGCGCCTAAATTGGCGCCAATAAATTGTCCCGCCATCATGGCCAAACCGACCGTCCATAAAATTTGCCCCCCAATAAGGAAAAAAATTAAGGAAGCCAAGTTAGAGGTAAAATTCATGACTTTGGCATGGGCGGTGGCCTTCGCTAAGTTAAAACCAAGTAATGTCACACATGCCAAGCTCATAATAGAACCGGTGCCCGGTCCAAAGAATCCGTCATAAAAGCCCATCAATGTGCCGATACAAAAAGCGAAAACTCGATAAGACAGACGTTGTTTACGATCTTCATCGCCCAGTTTAGGGGTCACTAAAAAATAAATGCCGATCGCTAAAATTAAAAATGGCAGAATTTTTTTAATGACGGAGGCGTCAATCAGCTGAATTAAAATCGTTCCGGCGACAGCACCAAAGAAAACCATCAGCAAAATTAACCAAACTTCCGAAAAATTGACCGCTCTTTTACGTAAAAAATAAAGACTGGCGGAAAAGGAGCCGCCACAGGCTTGTAGCTTGTTAGTCCCCAACGCGACCGCAGGAGGAATGCCTGTCATCAGCAATGCCGGAATCGTGATTAATCCGCCACCGCCGGCAATAGCGTCAATAAAAC belongs to Aggregatibacter sp. 2125159857 and includes:
- the lpxM gene encoding lauroyl-Kdo(2)-lipid IV(A) myristoyltransferase (LpxM is lauroyl-Kdo(2)-lipid IV(A) myristoyltransferase, an enzyme characterized in Escherichia coli and involved in biosynthesis of the form of lipid A found in that species and some closely related species.), whose protein sequence is MTDSQQNIRLTARVGYEPHFSWSYLKPKYWGIWLGILVLLLLAFIPFRLRDKFAANIGLLVGHKAKKQRKRAQINLQYCFPQWSEQHREQVIDDMFVVLAQVMLGIGEIAVRSKKHLQQRSEFIGIEHIKQAKEQGKNVILLVPHGWAIDASGIILHTHGIPMTSMYNPHRNPLVDWLWTLARQRFGGKMHARQNGIKPFLSHIRQGQMGYYLPDEDFGEEQSVYVDFFATYKATLPGINKMAKLAKAVVIPMFPRYNAQLGKYQMEIHPAMDLSDDPHQSARAMNAEIESFVAETPEQYVWILQLLRTRKNGEDLYD
- a CDS encoding TSUP family transporter gives rise to the protein MEFGLDILAILFVVAFVAGFIDAIAGGGGLITIPALLMTGIPPAVALGTNKLQACGGSFSASLYFLRKRAVNFSEVWLILLMVFFGAVAGTILIQLIDASVIKKILPFLILAIGIYFLVTPKLGDEDRKQRLSYRVFAFCIGTLMGFYDGFFGPGTGSIMSLACVTLLGFNLAKATAHAKVMNFTSNLASLIFFLIGGQILWTVGLAMMAGQFIGANLGAKMVMTKGKTLIRPMVVVMSFIMTIKMAFDQGWFNF
- the apt gene encoding adenine phosphoribosyltransferase — encoded protein: MIICAPAYHFNSREKTTALLGKKMEKQLALIASSIKSIPDHPKPGIIFRDITSLVENPAAFRAAIDLMVQHCKEKGINKVIGTESRGFIFGAPVALALNVPFVLVRKPGKLPRKTIAQSYELEYGQDTLEIHVDSIQKGDNVLIIDDLLATGGTVEATVKLVQRLGGEVKHAAFVINLPDLGGEQRLRDLGVEPYTLVNFAGH